The following are from one region of the Stanieria cyanosphaera PCC 7437 genome:
- a CDS encoding GNAT family N-acetyltransferase, giving the protein MLIRDAVETDLSTIVTIYNDSISGRLATADLEPVTSESRIAWFHNRDANRPIWVVEKEQIVVAWLSFQSFYGRPAYHATAEISIYVSPCDQRQGIAQSLLQKAIAHSPQLKLKRLLAFIFAHNQPSLNLFTKLQFQQWGYLPGVATIDQIERDLVILGRYVI; this is encoded by the coding sequence ATGTTAATTCGTGATGCTGTCGAAACTGATTTATCAACTATTGTGACTATTTATAATGATTCTATTTCTGGTCGATTAGCTACCGCAGATCTTGAGCCTGTGACTAGTGAAAGTCGCATAGCATGGTTTCACAATCGTGACGCTAATCGTCCTATTTGGGTAGTAGAAAAAGAGCAAATTGTGGTTGCTTGGCTAAGTTTTCAGTCATTTTATGGTCGTCCTGCTTACCATGCAACCGCAGAAATTAGTATTTATGTTAGCCCTTGTGATCAACGCCAAGGAATTGCTCAAAGTTTATTACAAAAAGCGATCGCGCATAGTCCTCAATTAAAGCTTAAAAGGCTGCTTGCGTTTATTTTTGCTCATAATCAACCAAGTTTAAATTTATTTACTAAGCTTCAGTTTCAACAATGGGGTTATCTTCCTGGAGTAGCAACCATAGATCAGATTGAGAGAGATCTAGTTATTTTGGGACGTTATGTTATTTAA
- a CDS encoding DUF3143 domain-containing protein, giving the protein MELPSSDTPLYNHPLPKIEQWLSNLGCQQDDVNLHCWYVERATWTAEICLETEELIVRYLDKGERGKDLIRSFKYSLSREDIESAVFSGP; this is encoded by the coding sequence ATGGAACTTCCTTCATCTGATACCCCTTTATACAATCATCCTTTACCAAAAATAGAACAATGGCTCAGTAATCTTGGTTGCCAACAAGACGATGTTAATCTCCATTGTTGGTATGTAGAGCGGGCAACTTGGACAGCAGAGATTTGTTTAGAAACCGAAGAATTAATAGTGCGCTATCTAGATAAAGGAGAACGAGGCAAAGACTTGATTCGCTCTTTCAAATATTCTCTCTCTCGTGAAGATATTGAATCGGCAGTCTTTTCTGGACCTTAA
- a CDS encoding thylakoid membrane photosystem I accumulation factor, producing MIFVKLNNHLKALFKINWKQLCLSSLICLLLITSNLIGWISPAIASINDDKYEGNIFVLFAGNGSIVPPRFDLAESLQRKTPTFLVYYLDDSRDCKEFSIVVTRLHDFYGRAASFIPVSVDSLPLNSHPTPEEPAYYYEGVVPQTVLLDGDGKIVFNGKGQVKFEEVDDVFRDLFDLLPRSESVELKRRSFNEFNSELVN from the coding sequence ATGATTTTTGTTAAATTAAACAATCACTTAAAAGCTTTATTTAAGATCAACTGGAAACAACTATGTCTGTCTAGCTTGATTTGTCTGTTGCTGATTACGAGTAACCTGATTGGCTGGATTTCTCCTGCGATCGCAAGTATTAATGATGATAAATACGAGGGCAATATTTTTGTTTTATTTGCTGGTAATGGTTCTATCGTTCCTCCCCGCTTCGATTTAGCAGAATCTTTGCAAAGAAAAACGCCAACTTTTTTGGTCTATTATCTCGATGACAGTCGTGATTGTAAAGAATTTTCAATTGTAGTGACTCGTTTACACGATTTTTATGGACGTGCAGCTAGTTTTATTCCAGTTAGCGTTGATTCTCTACCTCTAAACTCTCATCCTACTCCCGAAGAGCCTGCTTATTATTATGAAGGAGTAGTTCCTCAAACTGTTTTGCTTGATGGTGATGGCAAAATAGTTTTTAATGGCAAAGGACAAGTGAAGTTTGAAGAAGTGGATGATGTTTTTCGTGACTTATTTGATTTATTACCTCGTTCAGAATCAGTTGAATTAAAACGTCGTTCTTTCAATGAATTTAATTCTGAATTGGTTAATTAA
- a CDS encoding J domain-containing protein: protein MRQNSKTSQTKTQSIPLKSKLANTYYSLLDLHPSASMLEIRRSYRKLSKTYHPDTTILPPEIAKAKFQQLNEAYATLSSPEKRSLYDLKIGYSRINVIQAPTQWEQSPENKWSQTAYLDPTDRPLSSGEIFVLFILGLTFVGCLVLVIAIAYLRGEAF, encoded by the coding sequence GTGAGACAAAATAGTAAAACTAGCCAAACCAAAACTCAATCAATTCCCTTAAAATCCAAGCTAGCTAACACTTACTATAGTCTTTTGGATTTGCATCCTTCAGCTTCAATGCTGGAAATCAGACGAAGTTACCGAAAACTAAGTAAAACCTATCATCCAGACACAACAATTCTGCCTCCAGAAATAGCCAAAGCCAAATTTCAGCAACTCAACGAAGCTTATGCAACCCTGAGTAGTCCTGAAAAGCGATCGCTTTATGATTTAAAAATTGGTTATTCTCGAATCAATGTCATTCAAGCACCAACCCAATGGGAACAATCCCCTGAAAACAAATGGTCACAAACCGCCTATTTAGACCCCACAGATCGTCCCCTATCTTCGGGAGAAATATTTGTGTTATTTATTCTAGGATTAACTTTTGTTGGTTGTCTGGTCTTAGTAATTGCGATCGCCTATCTCCGAGGAGAAGCATTCTAG